In Sesamum indicum cultivar Zhongzhi No. 13 linkage group LG1, S_indicum_v1.0, whole genome shotgun sequence, the sequence CTGATTTCTTTCGGTGCGCTGCGTTAGTGCCGAGCGGAGGTGTGTGCGGAGATTGGCGGATGTAGTtagcggactactagccacacgtTGCGCTTTGCGATAGGTGCCTCGTGAGACCGTGTCATGTTCCTCCTTAAATCcctccaattttttttcttacatttgaattgataaatttaaaattataaattttttaataacttcttcagatttttttaatatttttaaattaaactatattttattgagtattcatgaattttaaattcttttaatagaTAGTTAACTGCTCGAATTTTCTAGTTCATATGAGTGTTGCATATTATATTgcattacaaatatataatttatataatataggtGTCTcaaaaataacttatatacCTAATATACGTATGTTGTAAtgcaaaatgaaatattaatttataataaaaaaatacagactatattgatataaatttttttctaatattatacaatcgatataatttaacatttttgtcACTGTGAATAAATATATGGAAATCAAGCACAGTGccatgcaaaaaaatatttatttaaattaaatttgattgaatcaaatcaattatataatagatatgatataattacaaaataattggtACGGGTGATTTTGGACCCAGACCCACCCCTAACAGAGCTTGCCCCCGCCCCGCCCCTAATGAGATAAGTTTGggtctaaaaaataaaaaatggggcAAATAGTAGgtcctaaaaattaaaaattcgaTGGGTTCGGAGCGTCCCGGGTCCTTAAGGACCCgggtataattatttaatataaatctatattattttattttatcttaatagaATAAACACTAATAAgctattatattattttatttatttattattaggtACTTGTTcacaattgaaaaataaaaaaatgtcccATAATACTTAATGAGgatgcaaaatgaaaaaattgttagTAATGTATAatgctataaattatttgagttATTCTGTTatgaataatttcatttgtacttgagaatttatttttttgaattgaatatttGAGTTAGACcatgaacaattttatttgaattgatatcttaaattttcttatatatgtacttgtaaactaaaaaaaataaaaataactcgTTTATCGGGTTAGACTCGTCCCAACCGGTTTTGTACCGGGCGAGGGTTAAAAATAACTTGGATGAAGTAAGTCTCAGGTTCTGCTCGGAGTTGGTGGGGCGTGTCTTGGATCCACCCAAATCCAAATTGAATgtgatgaatttaaattaattatatgacaaatttaatatacttattctgtgttattgtataatttttttaaaaaaattatttgtataataagTGTATCACATTTACTCTTTTAAGTAATTTGATACAACCCACCTATTCCTGTAAGAATTTTTCCAACGAAGAAGTGACACGTCACACTGACCCCTCATCATCAAAGGCCAAAGCCAAACAACCTCCTGTCCAGCAAAACAGACATCTGTTGTTTCTGTTCAACTCCGTCTCTCACCATAACCTCTTCTTCCATTCTCTTGtccttcctctctctctctctctaaacatttgctagagagagaaagaagaaatacaATGGCAGCTTCTTCTCTATCCACTCAGACCCATTTCAACCCCACCCCACCAAAAACCCACTTGGGATTATTCAACCAAAACCAAGTTGTTCTCTACGGAaaaaccaccaccaccacctgcCGGAGGAGATTCATTTCATGCTCAGCCGAAGACAAGACGGTGGTGATCGGTCTGGCGGCGGACTCCGGCTGCGGAAAGAGCACCTTCATGCGGCGCCTCACCAGCGTCTTCGGTGGCGCCGCCGAACCTCCCAAGGGCGGAAACCCAGACTCCAACACGCTCATCAGTGAGATGACCACCGTGATATGCTTGGACGACTACCACTCACTTGACAGAACCGGACGGAAGGAGAAGGGAGTCACCGCACTGGACCCCAGAGCCAATGATTTTGATCTCATGTATCACCAGGTTAAGGCGATCAAAGAAGGAATCCCTGTGGACAAGCCTATCTACAATCACGTCAGCGGTTTATTGGACCCGCCGGAGCTGATCAAACCTCCCAAGATCCTAGTCATTGAAGGATTACACCCAATGTAAGCTATCCCCACCACTACATACATTACCAATAATTACATGAATCCCCCCCAATTTTTGagtattaacaaaaaagaaactgaattataaatattatttgcatcATACTGTGATGAATGtgtaattattgaaatgaataggagtgtttatataattattaattcttacttacaaaagatttaagaatgttgttgttgttgttgcatGGAGCTGTTGATATTTTCTAGGATGAATTGGGTGAAGTGAGCGGCTATCCTTAAATCGTATGGTTGAGGAATGAAGATTGTCCAAATCATATCTTCAACTGATCCGTGTGACACCTCACGTGCCATGCACACCTTATCACTTGAAATTACTGTTTGTTTGATGTTTgcttaattatgaatactttttTTGCTTTTGCCGTTCAATGAAACTGTTCAAAATgtcctttttaattattagttataattttgtatttttttaaagtattttatggactaatattcCCTATcgattatttattcttatccgatctcaattttttttatatattttttcaaatgattttaaatttttttaacaagagtaaaatagtaatattcacTTCACTGTTTatgagttatatatatttttcatttgaaggaatatgggtaattatgtaaaattttgggGAAGATAactgtatatttataattatgtcaaacttcgAGAAGAtagctgtaatttacccttattttataaCTAGTAGAACatgaatatttgaaattgGTTAGTTAATAGTGTCAATTCAAAATGAacaacatattttattatccattctcttaatattaataaaaaattacaaaaaatatttatttatttattttggttaatttgTAGGTACGATGCACGAGTTAGAGAGCTTCTAGATTTCAGTATTTACCTGGACATCAGCAATGAAGTTAAATTCGCATGGAAAATTCAGGTAATTATTTTCAGGAATAATTACATGGATgcctttcaaaatttacttatattattataaaataacagCTCCatgtaagaaaattgaaacCGATAATCTTTACGATTATGTTCTACGTTAccaaattttatctttttttggATAGAAAAATCTGAAATGTAAAAGATCGTGATTGTAGGGGTCGCagtgttatttttcaaaatagtttttttttttgttgatatgtGAAGACTTCAGATGGCATACgttgatgtaattattccttatttTAATCGGTCCAAATTTGATAGTGTTATGGGAAATTTTAGCCTAGATTGGATGTGGCCAGATCTGAAGAACGAAGGGTAAATCACAACAAGTTAATTTGAGGTTTGTCATTATTCGAGAAATTATAGGTAATTCGGaatgttttatgaaattatgtaattttttggaagaaaatcTGACAATATCTACTTTGCCatgtgggtttttttttttaataaaaaacctAAAAAAGTTGACTAGGTGAAGTTTCCTTCTTGCCCTTCTAGTCCACAAAATAAagatgagaaaatttgaagaaaataagaaatttatttcatagtCCTTTAGGACATTTTGTTGGTTTACAAGGTAATTTCCCAGCTTAATCTCAAGGAAACTCGTTGTAATTCACCCTTTGACTGGTGTCTAGTTTAGAGACGGACTAATCACATGATAACtatattacacttgttatATAGTTGATTCGATTCGACTAGACATGATATGGATAAAAGACTTCCATAGTGTAACCTCTCCTATTTACATTGCCAATATTATGATAGTAAATGGCATTAATCATGTTTTCCATGGAACTGAAGAGGGACATGGCCGAGAGAGGACACAGCCTTGAGAGCATCAAAGCTAGTATTGATGCCCGGAAATCGGATTTCGATGCTTACATTGGTAATCTCTCTTTGCTTGTATAATCTTGAGGAATAATTATAGTCACACTCCCTCAAGTTTCGacatattacaaatatacttGTATGTTTTGTAACATTATCCTACAAGATGATCGAATGCAGCGTTTTGTGTCACCATTTTCACAATGCAGACCCACAGAAGCAATACGCAGATGCAGTTATCCAAGTGTTGCCGACCCAACTGATCCCGGACGACAACGAGGGGAACGTTTTGAGAGTGAGGCTGATAATGAAGGAAGGAGTGAAGTATTTTGACCCGGTGTACCTGTTTGATGAAGGCTCCACCATCTCTTGGATCCCCTGTGGAAGGAAGTTGACTTGCTCTTACCCAGGCATCAAATTCACCTACTGTCCAGACACCTACTACGGCCATGAGGTACGCTGCATTCATCACTTCAAATCAATGCATGagtgaagaaattaaaaccaGGAATGTATAACATAATCGGATCAAAATTGTGCTTATCAAGAAACGTCACATGCACAATCTACCATATGATCTTGTGTGTGCACGCAGACACGGCTAAAACTTTCCTCATGAATTGGAATTAAGAGAAACCACTTTCTTGCATTTATAAGTTCAAACGACTTTGTCAGATTGTTTGACTGTGGAGTTTGATAGTAGAAATTCGGTCTCAGGAAACGAACTTACATGATTATGGATGTAGGAACATTTCTAGTTTCATCGTCTGTGTCCTGACGGACAAGGCTAGTCCACACCATTAATATTTCCACATGTTGTGGTGGTAATATACAAGCAACTCTTTCTCCTCCGAATCCTGCAGGTTTCAGTGTTAGAGATGGACGGACAATTCGACAGACTAGATGAGCTCATATATGTAGAAAGCCATCTGAGCAACATCTCCACCAAGTTCTACGGTGAAGTCACCCAGCAAATGCTGAAGCACGCAGATTTCCCAGGCAGCAACAATGGAACCGGTCTCTTCCAGACCATCATCGGCTTGAAGATCAGAGACCTCTATGAGCAGATCACCAGAACCAAAACTGCAGCTCCCTTGGAAGCTACAAAGGCCTAAGAAATGCCTGAAATAAATCAGACCGGCACAAAATTTTCTCGCGGTTTTTTTTCTTACCACCCTGTTGTATCAGTCGAGTGTTTGACAAATCCGCATAAATTGAGCATTTCTCtatcatgtatttatttacttattccGACCTGGAACGCTGTTGAGAGTTGTAACATAGACAGACAGAAGCACatatgaaatgagaaaaatccATGATCATGCAGTCATTGTTGATGCCATTTTCCCACAAAAAACACAACCTAAATTTTATGACCACATTAATCCATTCTGAGAAACAAAGGTAACAATCTCAGACACTCTCTTACCTACTTAATAGTAACAAACTTGTTTGTACCATGTCTACCCCAGTGGTTCTTCAAGTCAACAGGCTGAGAAGATCATGCCCTTTTGCAGCAAGTGCAAAGAGAAGCTTCCGACAGGGTCCACGGCTCATTTCCCTTGCTGATACTCGTTTCCCGGGTTTCCAGTAATTGAGGTGGAGCGGATACTCAGACAAAGAATTGGTGCAACACAACGATTGCCACCCACCATACCCGGATATGTAGCATCGTCTAGCAATGTCTGACCCCAGAAACGTCGAGGTTGGCTTTGTTGTGAGCTAAATTTGGATTCTTTACCTCCACTATTTGGTCCTAACTTAGTTTCTCCTATAGGCTTCTTTGGAGCAGAAGACTTGTTTCTATACTAGTTGGGCCTCAATGTCTGGGATACAAATGCTTGCCTGCTTGTGTTTAGAGGTATTAGTCTTCTTTCCCCATCTCTTTGCCAGTTGTTTCGTCAGAGGAAGGGCTTGAACGGGAACAGCTTTGAGCTCATGTCATCAGTTTGAGCACAGctgaaatcaagaaacagaGCAGGTAATGaatgccaaaaagaaaaaaagtatattcttTATATCTTAGATTAGATGAATTTGAActcataaatttcaaataattagcAACAAATCCCAATTCATctctataatttcaaatttattgaatattaaattccaaattcttatttaaaatgcTTTCTTTCAAATACATGGAACCAAACGTAGTTTCATAGAGAacaaaggaaacaaaaaaaaagaaaagagaagaatatAGATGATGACTTAACACTTGAAAGTTGAGACCAACCAGCATTGCTATCTCAACTCATAAGTCCAACCACCAAAAACCCAAATGGGACAACCTCAAACAgatccaccaccaccaataTTGTTGTTGCCTCTTGCTTCAAGGTCCGCCCTTCAATTTTCCCTCCatactataatatttatttatttttaaatatttttgtgaactaatataatttatggtttatttattatatccatcttcaatttttctaacatatttttataaaaaagaatcggcaaaataaattagtaattttcacCTTACTGTTCatgactatataattattttcaatttgagagagttatttataattttctaaattacgATGGAGTATTCATCATTAGTATGTAtgtttcgattttttttataaataatttaaaataaatattgtatatttgatgttgaattttgagagacaaaaattactgttcattgttaaattatatcttttttatatatatttatgcatatacgtgtatatatatatatgtatatatacgtGTTTGTATGTGGAATTGACTTCAAAAGATGGATAGAGATGTGCATGATGTACTAGAATGTAGACTATAAtgcaaatttattacattgcACCTCTATATTAAGACATTTATTACTTTTCTTAAGGTTGTCTGAGTTGCatcaaagatatatatatatatatatatatatatatcatgttaaagaatataaatgaCTCTAAATCATGCAATATCTCAAGGATTTATTGCATATTTATAATGAATAAACCATGAAACAAACTAATCATTTCTCATTCATTCGTGATaaatttcagaatattttgaacaaaaccactatatatttctatattttttttattttttaataaaataaaaggaatcTCGACCCATCACAATGGATAATCCGTCTTAGTtcgtattaaaaataattttattctaaatttattacttataatgTTTCATATAGTATTTTGATTTGCAACgtcctaaattttattatgaaattacaaCCTTagattctaaatttttattataaaatattttttctttaataattatatatgagaTGATGAATGTGAACTTGGGCTAAGAGATGTGACATTGAGTTGATACCAacttaatcaaaatattgatgactataaattacttattatcttaaaaaaattcgaaacatataaataaacttcacatattttttctttcaatcttctcttttttttaaattagaaaagaagaaacatgaaaaagaTGAGGGCGACCAAAGGAGCGACTTATAGCGATTAGCCACCATCTTAACACGGCGGAGCACCGGCGCAGGAAGAAATCAACAGAAAGGCTCTCAAAGTCAAAAGACACAAGAAAGGGATTGTTGTCAGAGAACCCCACTTTCCAACACAACCCCACTTCAAAgcaaaaatactaaaaataacaCAGCCCGCAATCAGGAGTTGAAGCAGCACCGCCACCTTACTCGATTCTCTCCGCCTTTCAGAGTTATTCTTTTCACTGCCCTAATCCGGAAGAAACCTCAGAAACCCACCTCAAAAGGGTCCCTAGTTTCAAACACAAAACACACACTTGGAGAGGGAGACAACCTCAACAAAATACTACAACGTGAGACTAACTGAAGAATAAACCTTGTGCACATCGACCAACTTTTTTTTCCAGAAAAGCCCACTTAGACAACATTCTTTCTTTCCGTTCTTGAACTTCCTTTCACAACCCACGTTTAAATTCTTCCCTTTTCGTGTTTTCGTTTCATGCTGTTGTTTGAATCGGAAGCAGTGGGAAATGGCGAGTCTTGGCGATATTGGTGTGTCAGCGTTTATCAATATACTGAGTGCCTTTGCGTTCTTGCTTGCCTTTGCacttctcagaattcaaccaATCAATGACAGAGTTTACTTTACCAAATGGTACATTGCTGGGAAGAGGAGCAGCCCCAGGAACAACTGGGGTGGCGTGGTGGGTAAATTTGTCAATCTCAACTTCAAGACTTACTTGACTTTCCTCAACTGGATGCCTCAGGCTCTCAAGATGAGTGAGTCTGAGATTATTACCCATGCTGGACTTGATTCTGCTGTTTTCTTGAGGATTTACACACTTGGGTACGGTGCAAGattcgattttttttcaaaatattttcttcgtTTCTTGGATGATTCTGGATGTTTCTTGTTACTGTTCaactcatttttcatttttgtggtTTAAATGTTTTTGCTTTTACTCCCATGTATTATTaccttttctttctgtttGTTTTCCCTTCCTGAATCCTAATGGTTTTTGTACGCTGTTTGTTTGCTTCGGGGAGGCTGGTATGTGAACTTTTTGTTCCAATTATGCATTAGGTTTGTAGGATTAGCAAACTTTTGTGAAAAGGTAAGCTTTACATTAAGGTGTACGGAAGAAACAAGGAATTTCTTGCTTGCCCCCATGTTTTATATCTGGTGGTAGCCGTGTTTTACTAAAACAAGATGTTTAGATGTCTGGTCTGGTTTTGAAATGGGACTTGGGAGGGTCATTGCAGTAAAAGATGTATAATCAAACTTCTCCAACACCACAAAGTTGAAAAGTTAGGTTATTGGATGTAGAGATGTTATTATGGCTGGTAATTTGATGGTTAATATGTGACTTTTAGTTCTTGAATGATGTAACTGCAGCCTGGTTTCTGAGTGTTCTTAGACCCTGCACCTCTCTAAGGCCATCTCTTCCTCAATGCCTGGATATTAGTTGTAAAAATCTGTCCTCACTTACATCATCTGTTTACTCTTTCGATTCGAGTGACAAAATTTTCAGTGAGTTGTGAGTTCTTCAGCTGTTCTGTGGATGTGGGAAAGAAAAGCATTATGGGCTTCATGGTCTCATTGATGTAATGGCATGCTCAATAGTCTTTTGTCCatatagtgtgtatgtttatTAGCATCTCTCTGTCAGTGCTTTAGGGAATAGGTTTGATTTTGTGTATCATGTTCTACCTTGATTTTGAGATTGAagatgcttttttttttttttttccaaattctttACAGTTTGTTGGTCTTTAACCTCTGGCAGCTTGAAAATATTTGGACCAATAGCCATTGTGGCATTCCTAGTTCTGCTCCCAGTGAATGCATCTGGTggcactttattttttctacgGCGTGACCTGGTTGTTAGCAACATTGACAAGCTTTCAATATCAAATGTTCGCCCCAGGTCCTATAAGTAAGTTTCACGATCCTTATActaaagaagataaattagCACAGTCCCACAAGAGAAGGTATATCAACATATTTCAACATGTTTGCATGTAGCAACTATTCCTAGGTGTGGGAACTCAATATATCAATGTGtatttcatatgaaaatattctGAGTCTACTCACTATTTACATCATTGATGAATATTGGTAGTATGAACCGATGGAATTAATATTTGCCACTCAATGTTTTCCTTGGTTATCTTTTCTACAATTACACTCTGCTTATTTTCATGACAAGAcagtagttaattaataagcTGGCCTTTCTCTGTAGTGATGTATCTCCAGCTATGAACTTCGGGAAATAGGTGGTATGTTCACTAATTATAACGTGTATCATGATCTATTAATATGCCTGAGCAATGGTACTTATGAACTTCCAATCATCTgttcacaaaaaattagtcaTTATAGATGATTGAGACATTCTGACACCGATTAAGATAGGGTCAAAACCTCTGTAGCATTTTACTCTATTATCGTCTTCCTGTCACGTCCTAAATTTCTTTCTAATGAAAATAACTCCGGATTGAATTTCAGGTTTTTGGCTCACATATCAATGGAATACTTGTTTACATTTTGGGCGTGTTACATGCTTTATAAGGAATATGATAGAGTTGCATCAATGAGGCTAAACTTTTTGGCTTCAAAAGGCAGGTGCCCTGAACAATTCACGGTTAGTTTATCTGTCATGGCTATTAACATATCAAGTGTGAATATGGGAAATTTCCCTGCATTTTAAGTCATTGGATGATGAGTATCTTTCTATTCCAAATTAACACTTTTCTCCTATCTGAGTGACTAAAAGCTTTTGCATGctagttttttgtttcttcatctGTTGGAGAATCTGACAATATGTACATGATATAAATTATTCGAGTTTCAGGAAGGATACGAGAATGCAACAGATCACtaaaaaatagattacatTAGAACTGCGGTGCTGAAAAAACATGCTCGCTAGTGAAAttgaattaacaaaataaatttctcaCTTCCCCTGGTTTCACTCAGATAGTCTTTTTCGTAGTAGAGGATTTTGGGAGTTCtgctctttcttcttcctacGTCAGATTCATACAGTTTTGGaccaattttcaatttgacaACCTATAGCCTAAAAACCTGCTACGTTGTTAGTATCTTAAGCTTGGATGCTTATTAGGATGCTTTATGACAAGAAAATAATGCATTCTTGATTAACCTTTTCAACTTTTAGATCATTGTCTTGACCTCTGGGTCTATGAATTTAAGGGCCGTGTCTTCCAATTCTGCATAAAGCTTTCTTTAGCTAAGGTTCACGCTATGGTGCTGATGCTTGAGCTATACCCAGAAGTTTTTGGAAGACAACTGAAGTGTCTCATGTTGgactaaatatttcataatatgtGATATTGCAAAGTTTTCTACGCCTCTGTTTCACTTGAGCTGCAGTTatcaaattcatatttattataagcTTTTCTTGAACTACCATCAGGTTCTTGTTAGGAATGTGCCACGT encodes:
- the LOC105159424 gene encoding phosphoribulokinase, chloroplastic is translated as MAASSLSTQTHFNPTPPKTHLGLFNQNQVVLYGKTTTTTCRRRFISCSAEDKTVVIGLAADSGCGKSTFMRRLTSVFGGAAEPPKGGNPDSNTLISEMTTVICLDDYHSLDRTGRKEKGVTALDPRANDFDLMYHQVKAIKEGIPVDKPIYNHVSGLLDPPELIKPPKILVIEGLHPMYDARVRELLDFSIYLDISNEVKFAWKIQRDMAERGHSLESIKASIDARKSDFDAYIDPQKQYADAVIQVLPTQLIPDDNEGNVLRVRLIMKEGVKYFDPVYLFDEGSTISWIPCGRKLTCSYPGIKFTYCPDTYYGHEVSVLEMDGQFDRLDELIYVESHLSNISTKFYGEVTQQMLKHADFPGSNNGTGLFQTIIGLKIRDLYEQITRTKTAAPLEATKA